One part of the bacterium genome encodes these proteins:
- a CDS encoding glycosyl transferase family 36, translating into MTNDRFECKYGYFSDNGREYVITRPDTPKPWVNVIANERYGATISQAGGGFSWLDHSTLGVLTRWEMDLVRDAWGKWLYLKDEETGELWSAAPQPTRAKLDHYECRHGIGYTVITTQAHGIEVEWTITVPTDAAMELWRVRIRNLGVKPRKISVCSHFMWCLGAAPDSKREFHRLFIDSAYEDGLITARKCLWEVPDEKYGHWNTNWPHVAFHAVWQPGAGVPASVAGAGDHQYFLGRHGDFSAPAWLGADERESGGFGRLTDGIAALAATIELAPKEATDLMFALGAVEENGSPREALEPFSDTNAMDRVLADVEKAWAEKLEAVHVETPDPAFNLLNNTWLMYQAIAARLWGRTGYWQQSGAFGFRDQLQDSQVFLPSDPARCLKQLRLHARHQFADGTVYHWWHPLSEVGLRTEMTDDLLWLPFVMISYLKETADFDALDLAEPFVDDDNAVTIWEHGVRAIERVLVRFSDRGLPLIGEGDWNDGLSAAGMHGKGESIWLGHFLYGVLCDWSDLATQRGESERAAEWTARADALRVAINTHGWDGDWYLRATLDDGSPLGSASCKEGRIFLNAQTWSIISGTADEERANQVLDAAEEHLLREYGPLLFTPAYSTPDARVGYLTRYAPAVRENGGVYTHAAIWAIQAACKLGRAETAWSAFSRLAPPNRGRKPDHYAVEPYVTPGNIEGPESPGFGRGGWTWYTGSAAWLRRICLEWILGVRPEYDGLRVAPCLPAEWESAQITRPFRGDLFEITFEGSGSGDWEIEVDGELHDAGQPIAASGEKRVRKVLVRARRPVSPGARQ; encoded by the coding sequence GTGACGAACGATCGCTTTGAGTGCAAGTACGGCTACTTCTCCGACAATGGGCGCGAGTATGTGATCACGCGTCCCGATACCCCAAAGCCGTGGGTGAATGTGATTGCGAACGAGCGCTACGGTGCAACGATCAGTCAGGCTGGTGGCGGTTTCTCGTGGCTGGATCACTCGACCCTCGGCGTACTGACGCGCTGGGAGATGGACCTGGTGCGCGATGCGTGGGGCAAGTGGCTATATCTGAAGGACGAAGAAACGGGAGAGCTCTGGAGCGCCGCGCCGCAGCCGACTCGCGCGAAGCTGGATCACTACGAATGCCGCCACGGCATTGGTTATACGGTCATCACGACGCAGGCACATGGTATCGAAGTGGAATGGACGATCACCGTTCCAACTGATGCCGCGATGGAACTGTGGCGCGTTCGCATTCGGAATCTCGGGGTCAAACCCCGCAAGATTTCTGTCTGTTCGCACTTCATGTGGTGCCTGGGCGCCGCCCCGGACTCGAAGCGCGAGTTTCATCGACTCTTTATCGACAGCGCCTACGAAGATGGTCTGATTACGGCGCGCAAGTGCCTGTGGGAAGTTCCCGACGAGAAGTACGGGCACTGGAATACGAACTGGCCACACGTCGCTTTCCACGCAGTCTGGCAGCCGGGCGCAGGCGTTCCGGCATCCGTTGCCGGCGCTGGAGATCATCAGTACTTCCTCGGCCGTCACGGCGACTTCTCCGCACCGGCTTGGCTGGGCGCGGATGAGCGCGAATCCGGCGGCTTCGGTCGATTGACGGACGGCATCGCGGCTCTTGCAGCGACGATCGAACTGGCGCCGAAGGAAGCGACCGACCTGATGTTCGCGCTGGGCGCCGTGGAAGAGAACGGTTCGCCGCGCGAGGCGCTTGAGCCATTCAGCGATACCAACGCGATGGATCGCGTGCTGGCCGATGTCGAGAAGGCCTGGGCGGAGAAGCTCGAAGCCGTGCACGTCGAGACGCCCGACCCGGCATTCAATCTGCTCAACAACACATGGTTGATGTATCAGGCTATCGCGGCGCGCCTTTGGGGGCGCACGGGGTATTGGCAGCAATCCGGTGCATTCGGATTCCGCGATCAGTTGCAGGACAGCCAGGTCTTCCTGCCCAGCGATCCCGCGCGTTGCCTGAAGCAGCTTCGCCTGCACGCGCGTCATCAATTCGCGGATGGAACAGTCTATCACTGGTGGCATCCGCTGAGTGAAGTTGGCCTGCGCACCGAAATGACGGACGATCTGTTGTGGTTGCCGTTTGTCATGATCTCGTACCTAAAGGAAACGGCCGACTTCGATGCGCTCGATCTTGCGGAACCATTCGTCGATGACGATAATGCCGTGACGATTTGGGAGCACGGCGTGCGCGCGATCGAGCGTGTGCTGGTGCGTTTCAGCGATCGCGGATTGCCGCTGATCGGCGAAGGCGACTGGAACGACGGACTGAGTGCGGCTGGCATGCACGGCAAGGGCGAGTCGATTTGGCTCGGGCACTTCCTGTACGGAGTTCTTTGCGACTGGTCCGACTTGGCGACGCAGCGCGGCGAATCGGAGCGTGCCGCGGAATGGACGGCACGAGCCGACGCTCTGCGCGTGGCGATCAATACGCACGGATGGGATGGCGACTGGTATCTGCGGGCGACTCTGGATGATGGTTCGCCTCTCGGCAGCGCATCGTGCAAGGAAGGTCGCATCTTCCTGAACGCGCAGACGTGGTCGATCATCAGTGGAACTGCGGACGAAGAGCGCGCGAACCAGGTGCTGGATGCGGCTGAGGAGCATTTGCTGCGGGAGTACGGGCCGCTGCTCTTCACACCGGCGTACTCGACTCCGGACGCGCGCGTGGGTTACTTGACGCGTTACGCCCCGGCGGTGCGAGAAAACGGCGGCGTCTACACGCATGCGGCGATCTGGGCAATCCAGGCGGCGTGCAAGCTCGGTCGCGCCGAAACGGCATGGAGTGCATTTAGCCGACTGGCTCCACCCAATCGTGGCCGCAAGCCGGATCACTACGCGGTGGAGCCGTATGTCACGCCGGGCAATATCGAAGGCCCCGAGTCGCCAGGATTCGGCCGAGGCGGATGGACCTGGTACACTGGTTCGGCGGCATGGTTGCGTCGGATTTGTTTGGAGTGGATTCTGGGCGTTCGTCCGGAGTATGATGGCTTGCGCGTGGCACCGTGCTTGCCGGCTGAATGGGAATCGGCGCAGATTACGCGCCCGTTCCGTGGCGATCTGTTCGAGATCACTTTCGAGGGCTCTGGATCGGGAGATTGGGAGATCGAAGTGGATGGTGAACTTCACGATGCGGGCCAGCCAATCGCGGCAAGTGGCGAGAAGCGCGTGCGCAAGGTTCTGGTGCGTGCACGGCGCCCCGTATCCCCGGGAGCAAGACAATGA
- a CDS encoding carbohydrate ABC transporter permease: MNARQITERAVILFLLLLLFVAAVMPFVWTLTTSVKTVEAINTFPPEWIPREVTWLHYDELFDRMAFGRMFFNSVLVTLAVTFVSLFMNAMGGYAFAKFDFPLRGPMFALMIITLMVPAQVTLIPVFLLLKSLGLLNNYLGLIVPGAASVFGIFLMRQFMISVPDAYIESARIDGCGEFRIFAQIVLPLCRPVIAALAIFTFTAVWSDFMMPLIVMQKESMYTLPVALANLSGQHNAEWGLLMAGAAVTILPIAIVFLVLQRRFIEGVTMTGLKG, translated from the coding sequence ATGAACGCTCGCCAGATCACTGAACGCGCGGTCATCCTGTTCCTTCTGCTGCTTCTCTTCGTCGCGGCCGTGATGCCGTTTGTCTGGACGCTGACAACATCGGTCAAGACGGTCGAGGCGATCAACACGTTCCCGCCAGAGTGGATTCCCCGCGAGGTCACGTGGTTGCATTACGATGAGCTCTTCGATCGCATGGCGTTCGGACGGATGTTCTTCAACTCGGTGCTGGTGACGCTGGCCGTGACATTCGTCAGCTTGTTCATGAATGCGATGGGCGGCTACGCGTTTGCAAAGTTCGACTTCCCGCTGCGCGGACCGATGTTCGCCTTGATGATCATTACATTGATGGTGCCGGCACAGGTGACCTTGATCCCGGTCTTCCTGCTTCTGAAGTCCCTGGGATTGCTGAACAATTACCTGGGATTGATCGTACCGGGCGCTGCATCGGTATTTGGGATCTTCCTGATGCGCCAGTTCATGATCTCCGTTCCTGATGCCTACATCGAGTCGGCGCGAATCGATGGATGCGGCGAATTCCGGATCTTCGCGCAGATCGTTCTGCCGCTGTGCCGGCCGGTGATTGCCGCGCTTGCTATCTTTACGTTCACGGCTGTGTGGAGCGACTTCATGATGCCGTTGATCGTGATGCAGAAGGAATCGATGTACACGCTGCCAGTGGCGCTGGCGAATCTGAGCGGCCAGCACAACGCCGAATGGGGCCTGCTGATGGCGGGCGCCGCGGTGACGATTCTGCCGATCGCTATAGTCTTCCTGGTACTGCAACGACGCTTCATCGAGGGCGTTACCATGACTGGCTTGAAGGGCTGA
- a CDS encoding extracellular solute-binding protein, with amino-acid sequence MKRSFLPILGLLLVLGLAGTSSAELSGEITVWAMGAEGTHLPKLARAFEEDHPGTTINTQAVPWGGAHDRLITAVAGGIAPDVTQLGTTWVPEFAAMGALRNLARPVENSDSLGNDAFFEQSLRTGKWEGGLYALPWYVDTRVMFYRTDLAAEAGWDRFPETWDELEQFGADLTRDKDGDGRTDQYAFNFSAREEGLLLDFIWQNGGRAMSDDMKECIFASPETIEAMAFYKSIFDRGYSTEAVSGQIDPIQAFRDGYFAAWITGPWMVGEYQRKAPDLEGRWAVAMLPGRKTRTSFLGGSNLAIFKSSQNPELAWAFVEYLSQPRTQIDWYKITGDLPAAKVAWDAPEFAQSPTWSVFRRQLGDARATPPLETWEAMAEVIKNEMENMILGDVSPETTATRIEEGMKGILSRRRVGPGNVQDWMGTVIGGGILVLLILVGMIAWKLRHEKNVLQRCRIPAVFLIPVLLHFTLFILLPITASLLLSFTNYDIYAIADWHRTSIVGFENYIRLLQDPLFWRSVLNTGYFMIVAGPLTIVLALGAAILLNSKVTPIRGLFRTGFFLPVVTPLVAVAVVWRWIYSPQFGLLNWGLGLVGIPEQEWLADPLLALPALIVLAIWKNFGYSMVIFLAGLQSIPSQLYEAASIDGANRWQQFRNVTLPLLRPTTVFIMIITTIGYMQFFAEPYVMTDMGGPQNRTLSIVLYLYKEGFKFFHLGYASAIAYTLCVMIAVLSVFQMRWVRGEEN; translated from the coding sequence TTGAAGCGATCTTTCCTGCCAATTCTCGGTCTTCTGCTTGTTCTCGGCCTCGCCGGGACAAGCTCCGCCGAACTGTCCGGCGAGATCACCGTCTGGGCGATGGGGGCCGAGGGAACACACCTGCCCAAGCTCGCCCGGGCCTTCGAAGAGGATCATCCGGGCACGACCATCAACACCCAGGCGGTGCCCTGGGGAGGCGCCCACGACCGGCTGATCACGGCCGTGGCGGGCGGGATCGCCCCGGATGTGACCCAGCTTGGCACGACCTGGGTTCCGGAGTTCGCCGCCATGGGAGCCCTGCGAAACCTCGCCCGCCCGGTCGAGAACTCGGACAGCCTCGGAAACGACGCCTTCTTTGAGCAGTCCCTGCGCACCGGCAAGTGGGAGGGCGGGCTCTACGCACTGCCCTGGTACGTCGATACGCGGGTGATGTTCTATCGGACGGATCTGGCCGCCGAGGCGGGCTGGGATCGCTTCCCTGAAACTTGGGATGAGTTGGAGCAATTTGGCGCGGATCTGACCCGCGACAAAGACGGCGACGGTCGCACGGATCAGTACGCGTTCAATTTCTCGGCCCGCGAGGAAGGCTTGCTGCTGGACTTCATCTGGCAAAACGGCGGACGCGCGATGAGCGATGACATGAAGGAGTGCATCTTCGCTTCGCCGGAGACGATCGAGGCGATGGCATTCTACAAATCGATTTTCGATCGCGGCTACTCCACAGAGGCGGTGTCCGGACAGATCGATCCGATCCAGGCCTTCCGCGACGGCTACTTCGCAGCCTGGATCACCGGCCCTTGGATGGTGGGAGAGTATCAGCGCAAGGCCCCGGACCTGGAGGGGCGATGGGCCGTAGCCATGTTGCCAGGACGCAAGACGCGCACGTCGTTCCTCGGCGGCTCCAACCTGGCGATCTTCAAGTCGTCACAGAATCCGGAGCTGGCGTGGGCTTTTGTCGAGTACCTTTCGCAGCCACGCACGCAGATCGATTGGTACAAGATCACCGGCGATCTGCCTGCAGCCAAGGTGGCGTGGGATGCGCCGGAATTCGCGCAGAGCCCAACGTGGAGCGTCTTCCGTCGGCAGTTGGGGGATGCCCGGGCGACTCCGCCGCTGGAAACGTGGGAAGCGATGGCGGAAGTCATCAAGAACGAGATGGAGAACATGATCCTGGGCGACGTGAGCCCGGAAACGACGGCGACACGCATCGAGGAGGGAATGAAGGGGATTCTCTCGCGCCGTCGCGTCGGTCCAGGGAACGTGCAGGATTGGATGGGAACAGTAATCGGCGGCGGAATTCTGGTCCTCCTGATACTCGTCGGGATGATCGCCTGGAAGCTGCGCCACGAGAAGAATGTGTTGCAGCGATGCAGAATCCCGGCGGTCTTCCTGATTCCGGTACTACTGCACTTCACGCTGTTCATTCTGCTGCCGATTACTGCGTCCCTCCTTTTGAGCTTCACGAACTACGACATCTATGCGATCGCCGATTGGCACCGGACTTCAATCGTTGGGTTCGAGAACTACATCCGCCTGCTGCAGGATCCGCTGTTCTGGCGGTCTGTCCTAAACACGGGATACTTCATGATCGTGGCGGGACCGCTCACGATCGTTCTGGCGCTCGGGGCGGCGATTCTCTTGAACAGCAAGGTGACGCCGATTCGCGGGCTGTTCCGCACGGGCTTCTTCCTGCCGGTCGTAACGCCGCTCGTGGCTGTGGCAGTCGTATGGCGTTGGATCTACTCGCCGCAGTTCGGCCTTCTCAATTGGGGATTGGGGTTGGTCGGAATTCCCGAGCAGGAGTGGCTGGCGGATCCACTCCTGGCGTTGCCGGCGCTGATCGTCTTGGCGATCTGGAAGAACTTCGGCTACAGCATGGTGATCTTCCTGGCGGGCCTGCAGTCGATCCCAAGCCAGCTCTACGAGGCCGCTTCGATCGACGGCGCGAATCGTTGGCAGCAATTCCGCAACGTGACGCTGCCGCTTCTGCGCCCGACCACCGTCTTTATCATGATCATCACAACGATCGGCTACATGCAATTCTTCGCCGAGCCGTACGTCATGACTGACATGGGCGGGCCGCAGAATCGCACTCTGTCTATTGTGCTTTATCTCTACAAGGAAGGCTTCAAGTTCTTCCATCTCGGCTACGCGTCAGCGATTGCCTATACGCTGTGCGTGATGATTGCGGTGCTGAGCGTCTTCCAGATGCGCTGGGTGCGCGGGGAGGAGAACTGA
- a CDS encoding discoidin domain-containing protein, whose amino-acid sequence MKTLYQRVIPALLVSASMTFAAFANEIAATASSGNGDYRPEHAVDSDSGTRWSSDFNDDQWLLLDLGAEKTICGVRLHWETAYGRDYDIQVSSDGKDFQTVAETRDGDGGVDVVYFGPRKTRYVRMDGIRRGTGWGYSLWEVDVLGDEAARKLTASSAQADHAFELAMDGSRETAWQSDSSDKKPWLLIEFPQRTAFGGVQIVWAGDAVGWKAETQASDGAWHELMRSPGAGPVEDAFFDRTEAEGLRLQFEGTAAVAEVTLKGPDETWNPERHFEMLSQRLPKGAMPRWLYREQAFWTIVGLPRSPEESLLDEDGRLETHQGGFSITPVLLLDGQMKTANDFAVTQELLEGWAPIPSVEWNGNDLKIRIDAVAAEPGATIARTTLTNEGTMPRNLSWLLAARPIQLNPPWQHGGFSEIREARFVADGAGLIVHGKEALRVIPAPSATALVSAGESDVLSTLVSGGNDSDVVTATPGVISAGMRFDMQLAPGESKSILLEIPLSGRIDDLAAFDFDNSRDEVLEQWRSWTGDWAIDVPNKRLAQLVRSNLAYLLLNADGPSIQPGSRNYNHAWIRDGAMSATAMLRFDVREPIRDYAKWFAGLVHDDGFVPFIVDPKTNEMPGWANDWAEYDSFGELAYLARQADEFLDDETLNNLLWPKVKAAMSYQENLRKQRLTAEFKDTEFYGILPPSNSHEGYFPGKHSYWDDFWALRGLHDAQAFARRHGEDELADHYAEEEAAMRTDLLQSIELVRHRDNLETLPACAELGDFDPTSTSIAMMVGNEQDNLPADALKATYDRYLDGIEERRTTSPSSYTPYEVRTVSALIRLGRPAEARGLLNYLIEDGVRPKAWNHLAEVVHPDPRTPSYIGDMPHTWVGSGLINAVRDLFVYENGEKLIVAAGVPDEWYDAGASVSNLPTWWGELSYRMKRNESGTRMIILETEVHPPGGVVAPTDVQIVHAKVAEEGIN is encoded by the coding sequence ATGAAGACGCTCTATCAGAGAGTCATCCCCGCCCTCCTTGTCTCTGCGAGCATGACATTTGCCGCATTCGCGAACGAAATCGCCGCGACTGCGAGTTCCGGAAACGGCGATTATCGGCCGGAGCATGCCGTCGATTCCGATTCGGGAACGCGCTGGTCGAGCGACTTCAACGACGATCAGTGGCTGCTGCTCGACCTGGGTGCAGAGAAGACAATCTGCGGTGTTCGACTTCATTGGGAAACGGCTTACGGGCGCGATTACGACATCCAGGTTTCGAGCGATGGGAAGGACTTCCAAACTGTCGCAGAAACAAGGGACGGAGATGGCGGCGTCGATGTCGTGTACTTTGGACCACGCAAGACGCGTTACGTTAGGATGGATGGGATCCGCCGCGGGACGGGGTGGGGGTATTCGCTTTGGGAAGTCGATGTGCTTGGCGACGAGGCTGCGCGCAAACTCACCGCCTCGTCAGCGCAGGCTGATCATGCGTTCGAACTTGCCATGGACGGTTCGCGCGAAACTGCCTGGCAGTCCGATTCGTCGGACAAGAAACCTTGGCTTCTCATCGAGTTCCCGCAACGCACCGCGTTTGGCGGGGTGCAGATTGTCTGGGCTGGCGATGCCGTTGGATGGAAAGCGGAGACGCAGGCCTCGGATGGCGCCTGGCACGAGCTGATGCGCTCTCCCGGTGCTGGGCCGGTGGAAGATGCATTCTTCGATCGGACGGAAGCCGAAGGATTGCGCCTGCAGTTCGAAGGCACTGCCGCAGTGGCGGAAGTCACACTGAAGGGCCCGGACGAAACGTGGAATCCGGAACGGCACTTCGAGATGCTGTCGCAGCGCCTTCCGAAGGGCGCCATGCCGCGCTGGCTCTATCGCGAGCAAGCGTTCTGGACCATCGTTGGTCTGCCTCGTTCGCCGGAGGAGTCGCTTCTCGACGAGGATGGCCGACTGGAGACGCATCAGGGCGGATTCAGTATCACGCCGGTTCTGCTCCTCGATGGGCAGATGAAGACAGCAAACGATTTTGCCGTCACGCAGGAACTCCTCGAAGGTTGGGCGCCGATTCCGAGCGTCGAGTGGAATGGCAATGATCTGAAGATTCGAATCGATGCAGTTGCTGCTGAACCCGGAGCAACGATCGCGCGGACAACACTTACGAATGAAGGCACGATGCCACGAAATCTTTCGTGGCTTCTGGCAGCACGACCGATTCAACTCAATCCACCGTGGCAGCACGGGGGATTCTCCGAGATTCGTGAAGCGCGTTTTGTCGCCGATGGCGCAGGCCTGATCGTTCACGGCAAAGAGGCCCTCCGTGTTATCCCGGCGCCATCGGCGACTGCGCTTGTTTCGGCAGGGGAGAGCGACGTACTGAGCACGCTAGTCTCAGGCGGGAACGACAGCGACGTTGTCACCGCCACTCCTGGCGTGATCTCTGCCGGGATGCGGTTCGATATGCAACTGGCACCCGGAGAATCGAAGAGCATCCTACTGGAGATCCCTCTTTCCGGCCGCATCGATGATCTCGCAGCATTCGATTTCGACAATTCTCGCGATGAAGTGTTGGAGCAATGGCGCAGTTGGACCGGCGATTGGGCGATCGATGTTCCGAACAAGCGACTCGCCCAACTGGTTCGATCGAATCTTGCCTACCTGCTGCTCAACGCCGACGGACCGAGCATCCAGCCGGGATCTCGCAATTATAACCACGCTTGGATTCGGGATGGAGCGATGAGCGCCACCGCCATGTTGCGCTTCGATGTTCGTGAACCCATCCGGGACTATGCCAAGTGGTTTGCTGGACTCGTTCACGACGATGGGTTTGTCCCTTTCATCGTCGACCCAAAGACGAATGAAATGCCTGGATGGGCGAACGACTGGGCAGAGTATGATTCCTTTGGAGAGCTCGCTTATCTTGCCCGTCAGGCGGACGAGTTTCTTGATGACGAGACGCTCAATAATCTGCTCTGGCCGAAGGTCAAAGCCGCGATGTCCTATCAGGAGAACCTGCGCAAGCAGCGCCTGACAGCCGAGTTCAAGGACACCGAGTTCTACGGAATTCTTCCTCCATCCAACAGTCACGAGGGTTACTTCCCCGGGAAGCACAGCTACTGGGATGACTTCTGGGCACTGCGCGGGCTGCATGATGCACAGGCTTTTGCTCGCCGCCACGGAGAGGATGAACTGGCCGATCATTACGCAGAAGAAGAAGCCGCGATGCGCACCGATCTGCTTCAATCCATCGAGCTCGTTCGGCATCGCGACAATCTTGAAACACTCCCCGCGTGCGCAGAGCTTGGCGATTTCGATCCGACCTCCACGTCGATTGCGATGATGGTCGGCAACGAGCAGGACAATCTTCCTGCCGACGCATTGAAGGCTACGTACGATCGATATCTGGACGGGATTGAAGAGAGACGGACCACGAGCCCCAGCAGTTACACGCCGTACGAAGTGCGGACGGTTTCGGCGCTGATTCGGCTCGGACGTCCAGCCGAAGCGCGCGGCCTGCTGAACTACCTGATCGAGGACGGTGTGCGCCCGAAAGCGTGGAATCACCTTGCCGAAGTCGTGCATCCCGACCCGCGTACACCCAGCTACATCGGCGACATGCCGCATACGTGGGTTGGCTCTGGGCTGATCAATGCAGTGCGCGACTTGTTCGTCTACGAGAATGGGGAAAAACTCATCGTGGCCGCCGGCGTGCCGGACGAATGGTACGACGCCGGCGCCTCGGTGAGCAATCTCCCGACATGGTGGGGAGAACTCTCCTATCGCATGAAGAGGAATGAATCTGGAACGCGCATGATCATTCTGGAAACAGAGGTTCATCCTCCAGGAGGCGTTGTTGCACCGACAGACGTCCAGATTGTGCACGCAAAAGTGGCAGAGGAAGGCATCAATTAA
- a CDS encoding prepilin-type N-terminal cleavage/methylation domain-containing protein translates to MQSLGNKNSGFTLIELLIVVAIIAILAAIAVPNFLEAQTRAKTSRIKADVRTLATAMESYRVTFNRYPPDAGHGAPPYSGVESLIPLSTPVSFITSIPRDPFQEVDNSSYFGYYFYVHDPDLRQLPASENGTRFYWILFSVGPDRDSDQLDFFPVTHNYDPTNGTISDGDIGRWGP, encoded by the coding sequence ATGCAGAGTTTGGGCAACAAAAACAGTGGTTTCACCTTGATCGAATTATTAATCGTCGTCGCGATCATTGCAATTCTTGCGGCGATTGCCGTTCCGAATTTCCTCGAAGCACAAACGCGGGCGAAGACCTCACGCATCAAGGCGGATGTCAGAACTCTCGCGACGGCGATGGAGTCTTATCGGGTGACCTTCAACAGGTACCCGCCAGATGCAGGACACGGGGCCCCGCCCTACAGCGGAGTCGAGAGCCTGATCCCGCTTTCGACCCCCGTATCCTTCATCACGTCGATTCCGCGCGATCCGTTTCAGGAAGTCGACAACTCATCGTACTTCGGCTACTACTTCTACGTGCATGATCCGGATCTGCGACAGTTGCCCGCTTCCGAAAATGGAACGCGCTTCTACTGGATTCTGTTCTCGGTCGGTCCCGATCGCGATTCCGATCAGCTCGACTTCTTCCCCGTCACGCACAACTACGATCCGACAAACGGCACAATCAGCGACGGAGACATCGGACGGTGGGGGCCATGA